The Cannabis sativa cultivar Pink pepper isolate KNU-18-1 chromosome 8, ASM2916894v1, whole genome shotgun sequence genomic interval TTTCTTTAGAAGAATCCATCATATAAAGAacattgttatattatatacaatCATTATACACCACCCACTTGTTTTAATCGCCACCCTATTGAATTATTATTTGCCAGTAGAAGAAATGAAAGTGTGTTTTTCAAGTTCAGAAACAATGACTAAGGAAGATAATATTAAGCTACTCTGTATAAACTCATACAGTAATTATATAAAGAAAGACACCAAATGGAAATGTATATCATAATGAGCTACTCTGTTATAAAGGCAGCAAGATTCATATATGAATATAAATTAAGACCTTCAATCCAGTCAAATACATAAACCCTAATCTTCCACTTTGAGTATTATTTACATTCATCCATtatatctttaaaaaaaaaaaaaaaaacataaaaacaagggTAAATCAACCCCACATTAGAAATAGAAGAAATTTCACTACACAaacacaaaaagaaagaaacatagcataaatgaaagaaagaaagaaacctGAATTTGAGGGGAAACAGGGTACAGACATATGAGGGGGAAAATGGtattaaaaattagaataagTTGCGTTaactaaagaaaagaaaatgtatGAGTGTGTTCCCTTCCCCCATTAATTAATACAATAGAAAAACAAAAGCACAGGAAAACCTTAATAGATGGTTCGTACCGGagtcgaagaagaagaagcagcgAACAACGGAAGAGGAGGGTTTTGGCTGATCGGGTAAATGATTAACATGAATTTTtaagaataatattttatattttcccattttatttattttattttatatttttctttgtcaaaataacaataacaatgtaaaatattaaatttactcTAGGGTCGAATAATGtaaatttatgatattttgtaACAGTTATTTATGGTCTCACGGTatatctaataaaaaaaaagttataaaattattttactaataaaaaATGTCATAAagattattttttcaaaacatTCTTCACTCTAGTTTAGTGTTGTGATATTTTGTATTGTTATGTTGTTTTGTACGAGCTTTTGTTCTATAATGTTTATGTTTTATAATTTGTTATTCCAAATTTTCGTTTTATGGAGTTAACGAAAATTTAACTAGTTCTAATAAGTCTTCATTGAAGTATTCAAGTTAgccgtttcaaaaaaaaaaaaaaagtattcaaaagagataagtttttttttttttttaattttatgtatgacattattttattttactgatATTATATTCTTACTatttattccaaaaaaaaaaatatattcttacTATTTATTATGCTAGTTGTAATTTGGGCtgctattaattattttgagttTAATTATATCCTCTTAGTAATATTTTAGGGTCTTTATTAGTTTGTTGTCTAATTTTTATGAGGTATTTTTAGTAGTCTGTGTATTCAATGTGGATGACGAATTAATTTTGATAgattatggtttttttttttttaatgttgtattaaattttgattatttttaataaatatttattgttaaaaaaattgaaaaaaaaaaagtttagagatttttttttaaggtaaatcataggatttttttttaaaaacaaaaaaaaaatgaaaattgagGAAAATCATAGGTTTGTTGGTTTACTTTAAATAAtgggcttttttattttttatacttcaaaataattttctttatatttttacgaaattctgtATAGAAATTCTTATTGTAACTAGCCTTGAaatctaaattgcaacaaaaaatcgtatagaaaatcctattgcaactagcgcggcaacaaaccgtaaatttgaaaaaaaaaaaaattaaaaaaatggtaaatactattttggaccctctgttttacaaaagttaccaattggactctgtgttttgttaaatgacaaaatggatcctgtattttctaaaatagtacaaataggaccctgaattgattatttgtcaaaataaagtttaattataatccgatctaaaagtgctatgataaaactatttacattttttgtatctgttcgtattaagcattgtcttcaagttggttgtattaaaaaaaacgttgtcaaaaattaagctcagggtcctatttttactattttagaaaatacagggtccattttgtcatttaataaaacacaaggtccaatttataactttttgcaaaacacaggatctaaaatggtatttaccctaaaaaaaataagtataaggggtaaataatttcaaaatatcaCTATTGTagctattttagttttttttttttttagttgagaTATTGTAGGTATTTTAGTTAAATAGTGTGTTTAAGAACAATATGACATGttcttagcctttcctttagCCCTCAGTTTCAGGAACCACTCGCAATCGTAGCGCGTGCTGTTAAACTGCTCTTCTTCGCCAGATGAAAAAACCCAAAACCAGCTTTCCAGTTAAGCTCACATCGTATTCCTGAATTAGATCTCATCCAGGGTTTCTCTTCTTATCAAGGTATCATTTCTTTGCTCTTTATTATCAAATTTTGGAGATTCATGTTTATTCATTCATTTCTGCGTTTGGTGCAATGCTCAATTTAGTGCAATTTTACTATTTGATGACACTAATCAATTAacgagaaaagaagaagaaatttttttttatttaagtctATTCTAATATTTGTTATTAGAAAttggttcttttttttttttgtctctgTGATAAGCTTTAATCTAAACCCTCAATGCTGATACCTAAAATCAATGCTGTATGACTGAGAATTAAGCCAGTAAGTTCTTGTAATCAGTCTCTGGATTTTCACACACATGTCTATATTTAGGTagttttattagaaattaatcTAGGGTTAATTGATTTATGTGTTACTTAGTAAGAATAGTTTGCATTTCCttgttcatttatttttctGAATTAGTTGAATATGAAAATTCCCTTTGTCCCTTTTGCAGCAATGTGGAAGCACTATAAAAAATCCAAGGCATGGATTAGGCCACAATTTCGAATTCTTCTGGCTGTGGTCTCTTGTCTTACTTCACTGATTCTGTTGTTAGTATTTTTATGTTCCAACAATGCTCAGGAATCGACCAAGTCACCATTGGGACTTCAAAATCAAAAATGGAATAGCTTTGAGTCAGTGGTGCAGTTTCATCCTACCATGGCTTTTCGAAATGGTACAGATGTAATATGGCAAGTGCCCAATTCACCAAAAGCTGTTCTCTTTCTTGCTCATGGATGTGATGGTCAAGCTCTTAACTTTTGGGACAAATCTCCTGACTGTTCTAATTGCATTGGTTTGCCAGAAGAAAGGTTGATTGTGCTTCATGCTCTTTCTCGAAAATTTGCTGTACTTACAATGTCTAGTGCTGGGAGATGCTGGTCAATGGGGAAGGAGATAATGATTGCTAAAGACATTATAAGATGGTGGGTTGAGAAACAAGGATTAGAGAAGCTTCCTCTTGTGGCCATGGGAGCCTCATCAGGGGGATACTTTGTTTCTGTGCTTGCAACAGAGTTGGATTTCTCTAGTATTGCACTTATGATTGCTGAAGGTGTGTTTGAAAGAATTGAAACCAAGGAGAACTATCCACCCACCATGTTTGTCCACATGCCAAAAGATAGTATCAGGCAGCGAAAGATTGATAAAACCATGGAGCTTATAAGGCATAAAGGTGCTGAAGTTGCAGAGGTCAAGTGCATTGAGTTCGCATTGTCACCACAGTTTTTGGCTGACAGAATCCCAGGTATTGATCATTCTGTTTCTGCTAAATTGTTTGAACTCTTCAAGCTCAAAGGGTTTGTTGATGAAAATGGATACATGAGAAATGATGGACGTAAAACGCGTTGGAAGAAAGCAGTGAAAGAAGATGAAAGTATTTCGATAGATGAGCATTTGTTGCATCCCATTCAGGAGGAACTGAATCTTGCTTTTGCATTCCATGAAATGACTAGTTTGGCTTTTGAACAAATCCTTGATTGGTTTGAGTCACATTTTAGCTGATTGATTCTATGTGTCATTCTCAAATAGGGATAATATACATTGTTTCAGGAACCAGAGTGTAAAATCTAACCAAGATTTAAGTATATAAGGTTTTGTTTTAGTGTAAAAGCTGATGGTCATTTCATTAAAATTTGTATTCAACTGAAGAAATTAAAGTGTAAATATAGTCACTTGTAATGGAAGGAACATAGAAGTTTTTCACTTTTACATTCTACATAAAAAATAACGTTAGTATTTTGTTGGccaaataagataaaataaaagtcaTATTTCAACACTGAATACTTCTAAGAAATTTTAAACAggtgaaaaaatttcaaaggcACCACAGTCATAATAGTTCAAGGTCAGGGGTAAAAATGTCttaaatatttttgattttatctTATGGTTATGATTTATTTTGtggaataaaataaatttattataatatttaaatatatataaaaaaaaaaaattaatccatATTTCTTTTTTAAGGAAAATGAACCTTTACTTAGTAAGGCAACATAAATGGGATTCTTACAAATTAGGCAACACTTAAAAAGACACACataacttacaaagaagaagatgagttaAATAGTGATACATTGCAATGTGATAGTTTgactaattttaaataaaactattagtttaaaaataaaataaataaatgctaTAGATGACTTAAAAAGACACATATCTtacaaagaagaagatgatttaAATAGTGACAAATCGCAATGTGATAGTTTgactaattttaaataaaactattattttaaaaataaaataaataaataaataaatagtatgTTTTAACCATTATAAATCATTCACTAAATGGAACAAAAGCTGGTAAGGAATAACTATTCTCTTTAAGGTGTAGCTAAAGCATTAGCAATACATGAATAAAGACTAGGACTAAACTATAGGTTATATCTCAGAGTTGAGAATCCAAAAGCAACCTTGTGGAATCAATACAAATTATTCTCTCATATCATAAACGAgctagtcttttttttttttttatttaaacgtttatatattacaaccatGTATAATTTGGGACTCGAATCCAAGACCTCCAACACACACACACCCTTCTATGACCACTTGAactagcctcaagtggttaaCGAGCTAGTCTCAATAATCACACTACTACTCAAGCATAATTTAGATTTAGCCATAGCTAGACTCATGGAAATCTTATTATGCATCAACCTAATGTGTTGTGTTGCATGTAACATGTATGCATACAAGTACAACCAACCAAACCCTCAAGCATATTCTAATTTTACATTTATCTATAACTCATAAAACAAGTTGGGAACATTTAAAATACACCAAAAAGCTAATTATAGTCCGAAATCACATCATTATTTACCATAAATATCCAAAATCATAATCACACTTGTGTTTTGAGatagagttgtaaatatttgtgTGTAGTgctggtaaaaaaaaaatagattgtgTTGTACGCCATATAAAAATATGAGTCGTGTCGTGTCGTGTCGTGTTAATAATTTTATAGGATAGGCTATATGGCCAGCAAAGCAAGCCTAGTAGTTTCGTGTCGTGCTCGAATTTGTGTCATGCTTTATTTAGGTCACTTCGATTTTCTTAAATAGACTAACTCATTTTTTTATACGGGCTCAAATTCATGCTCtatgtttttgtattttaattacaATTGAGAAGCTAATTACTtaaatatatgtgtattttatagcttaaattacttttatataattttttaacaataaTTACACACAATtatatacaaaattaattataattattaaaatttaaaaataaatagcattttaataaataaataaataaatatttattattgttatttttatcaaattattgagattttaaatttatcGTGCTTTTGAACTAATATATTTGTGCTTATGTGTCAGACTTTTGAGCTTGTCGTGTCGTGCTTTTATCAATTTAATTGCAACACCATATGTTGTGTCATGCCTAAGGATATTTTTTTGCGTGTCGGATCGTGTTTGTATCATGTTAAATAGTTCGACCTATATTTACAACATTATTCAAAAGACTAATGAGGCAATAGATAAAATTAaagctcggatgcttgcttcgcAAAGCATGAAAAAAAAGTTATTCTGATCCTAAACGCAAAGACATAGAATTTTAGGTGGGAGAATATGTTTTCCTACGAGTCTCACCAATGAAGAGTGTAAAGCGTTTTGGAAAGTGTggcaagttaagccctaggttcatagGACCATTcgagatactcgagaaggtcgggttGGTAGCATATCAAATAGCCTACGTTATTAGTTGTGCACAATGTATTTCATATTTCAATATTGAGGAAATATGTATCAGACTCAACTCATGTCTTGAGCTATGAAGCCCTAAAACTACAGTTTGATTCCAATTTAAATCCTCGATAGGAAGGAAAAGATTCTTCAGAATAAGACCATATcgttggtcaaggtactctggaagaacagtaaggtggaggaaACCACCTAGGAGCTAGAGTCCGGTATGagggctcaatatccagagttgttcaagtTAAATTTTGAGGACGAAATTCTTTTAACAGgaggataattgtaatgaccacaTGATTAAAATATAGATTAGTAGGGCAATTAGCATTAATTATctttcttttataactatatatGAATAATTATGTTGTGGGTCCCATTTTTAGAAATGAgcattagaattataatttttcaattttgtagattttattaaactctaatggctcgtttggaacgccgtattaggtcgtattgtattgtattgtattatattgaattgtattttatgcaatatttttatgtaaaactatatgtggtattaacttttatggacacctaaatatataatattttagtataaattaaagtttaacatagtattatataaaaatatgatatataatccaattcaatataatacaatacaatacaatacaatacaatacgacctaatacggtgttccaaacgagcccaagTGTATTATTCTTGATATGTATGACATTTACAattttcatgacttttgttcgGTAACGATGAAAAATGTGATGGATGGTCATTAGAGTCACATGGGTGAGTTTAAAACCTTTATTTAATGAGATAAACATGTCACTATGTGGAGTATCGAGTTTAGGCAAGGTGATGATatatgaccattttacccctaagcCTTAAGTTTGCTTGGGTGTGAAGTGAAGGGAAAAATGGGAATTCTATTTAATTTAAGgttcttattttgtttttagtgaattaagTGAGGATTGTTAAGTataatttgattttgtttttattaattaggaatagtaatattTTAGTGGATAAGCATGAAAATCAAGTTCTCTTTTCCTTACTCTCTCATTCTTTCGTGAACCCTAAGGAGACAAGGTCTCATTTTAGATTTTTAATCATCTTTAGCTAGAAAATCAAGGGAAAATCAAGTGATTAAACAAAACCTAGTGTAAAGAGAAGAACCATCTCTTGCTTTCTTTTTAACCATTGGGCCACAAGAGGACCAGCAAGAATTCATCCCAACTTCTTCCAATTTTCAAGGGTAATCTAGCTGAATTCAAGAAGTTTAATCCAAGGTATAACCCTATTCTAGTTCTCTCAAAGTTTTGTTAAGTTTGTTTAAAGGTTTCCTTTGGTTTTGAGTATACAAGTTGGGGATTAGGGTCTGTTTGGATTTGTTGAATTTAGGGTTGAATATCTGGTGTTACACTAAGTTGATTAAGGTTAATTTCATCTGGTTTTTGCTGGTTTGTTGAGTATTCAAACTTAGTTCAATAATGGTGTTTTGAGTTTCTGTGCatttttgctattatttttgCTTGAAAACTGTTGTTAGGTGACATTATAGGTATACTGaaaaagtttggttgagtttgggaatgttttgagagagatatgaaatttttaggGTTACCGGTTAACCAGTTCTACTAGTTTTGTAGAACCGGTTAATTGTTTCACCAGGTTGGATCCTAGGAAATGGTTTTTCGTTTCGGGAAGTCAATTTGCCAGTTTGGGCAGTTTTTAGAGCCTTAGTTTTGATGTTTCctcgatatttagggtattatcATGCTATTTATCAATAGGAAAATTTTTAGTTTTGAGTTTAGGTCCCCAAAAAGGGTTTTATCTAGTTGCTTACCTGTTTATGTGATTGTGACATAGGACCTCCAAT includes:
- the LOC115698608 gene encoding uncharacterized protein LOC115698608, producing the protein MWKHYKKSKAWIRPQFRILLAVVSCLTSLILLLVFLCSNNAQESTKSPLGLQNQKWNSFESVVQFHPTMAFRNGTDVIWQVPNSPKAVLFLAHGCDGQALNFWDKSPDCSNCIGLPEERLIVLHALSRKFAVLTMSSAGRCWSMGKEIMIAKDIIRWWVEKQGLEKLPLVAMGASSGGYFVSVLATELDFSSIALMIAEGVFERIETKENYPPTMFVHMPKDSIRQRKIDKTMELIRHKGAEVAEVKCIEFALSPQFLADRIPGIDHSVSAKLFELFKLKGFVDENGYMRNDGRKTRWKKAVKEDESISIDEHLLHPIQEELNLAFAFHEMTSLAFEQILDWFESHFS